The following coding sequences are from one Corallococcus caeni window:
- a CDS encoding SRPBCC family protein — translation MSGMTRRWGLALAVVLAAGVAGAQEWETVATTPYVIKVRPRPGTKAKDIWAEGELKASAAQVQAALEDQESYRLFMPYVKESRVVRPTDDGGRLTYTRLDLPVVSSRDYICHVVTESKVAPDGTGVYQQRWKAEPDAFPARRDVVRLRLNEGSWRVESKDGGTSSVVYKFTVDPAGSIPGFLANVGQKDAVVDTLRAVEKRAKSLSVDTPPAK, via the coding sequence ATGTCGGGAATGACGCGGCGCTGGGGCCTGGCCCTGGCGGTGGTGCTGGCGGCGGGCGTGGCGGGGGCTCAGGAGTGGGAGACGGTGGCGACGACGCCCTATGTGATCAAGGTGCGGCCCCGTCCGGGGACGAAGGCGAAGGACATCTGGGCGGAAGGGGAGCTCAAGGCGAGCGCGGCGCAGGTGCAGGCGGCGCTGGAGGACCAGGAGTCGTACCGGCTCTTCATGCCGTACGTGAAGGAGTCGCGGGTGGTGCGGCCCACGGATGACGGCGGGCGGCTCACGTACACGCGGCTGGACCTGCCGGTGGTGTCCTCGCGCGACTACATCTGCCACGTGGTGACGGAGTCGAAGGTCGCGCCGGACGGGACGGGCGTGTACCAGCAGCGCTGGAAGGCGGAGCCGGACGCGTTCCCCGCCAGGCGGGACGTGGTGCGCCTGCGGCTGAACGAGGGCAGCTGGAGGGTGGAGTCGAAGGACGGGGGCACGTCCTCGGTCGTCTACAAGTTCACGGTGGACCCCGCGGGGTCCATCCCGGGGTTCCTGGCCAACGTGGGGCAGAAGGACGCGGTGGTGGACACGCTGCGCGCGGTGGAGAAGCGCGCGAAGTCGCTGAGCGTGGACACGCCTCCGGCGAAGTAG
- a CDS encoding AHH domain-containing protein — MGSDVQDTDGEQFLMLLGIRRLREGSLKEEFKRAVTSLARDVRPFNHPLKDARDLFGLPERSGMYGISERDRRLVPLGEEEARSLSLLEPADELTRAYHRWCGRKKQGEDCLRLLEEGPLLGSDGKYTLAMAIAMDSVWAETADALEGMAHPTAVLATITSAATVYMLLWALPEPLSKGLAAILTATAMAYLGVDTVWRILDGWITLVRSVDQATTFDGIRDAGEAYGQVLGKNAARIFVMLVTAALGQTAGELAIRTSSLPGSAPAALAVEAEAGIQFSAISGVESVAMTAEGFTIALAPNAVAMSSRGNGGRRTEKHHMATLRNEKSTLRGGPWTPRFRDLFKKAGMELKDPENVVPVPGHRGPHPEQYHRIVFRELEGAMRGCRSVSQCQALLQAVLRTLAREIKQPGTELNLLVTQGTPN; from the coding sequence CTGGGTAGCGATGTTCAGGACACGGACGGCGAGCAGTTCCTTATGCTGCTCGGAATACGTCGTCTGCGCGAAGGAAGCCTGAAGGAAGAGTTCAAAAGAGCTGTTACGTCGCTTGCTCGGGATGTACGGCCCTTCAATCATCCCCTGAAAGATGCGCGTGACCTCTTCGGCTTGCCTGAACGAAGCGGGATGTACGGCATCAGCGAGCGTGACCGGCGACTTGTCCCCTTGGGAGAAGAAGAGGCTCGCAGCCTTTCGCTTCTGGAACCCGCCGATGAATTGACGCGTGCCTACCATCGCTGGTGCGGGCGCAAGAAGCAGGGCGAAGATTGTCTGCGCCTTCTCGAAGAAGGCCCTCTGTTGGGAAGTGATGGCAAGTACACCCTGGCCATGGCCATCGCCATGGACTCCGTGTGGGCAGAGACCGCCGATGCCCTTGAAGGAATGGCCCATCCCACGGCCGTCCTCGCCACTATCACTTCGGCGGCGACGGTCTACATGCTCCTGTGGGCGCTTCCCGAGCCCTTGTCGAAGGGCCTGGCAGCCATCCTGACAGCGACCGCCATGGCGTACCTGGGCGTGGACACCGTGTGGCGGATTCTCGATGGCTGGATAACCCTGGTCCGCAGCGTTGATCAGGCCACTACCTTCGATGGAATCCGTGATGCGGGAGAAGCCTATGGCCAGGTCCTGGGGAAGAACGCTGCCCGCATCTTCGTCATGTTGGTGACCGCGGCGCTGGGCCAGACCGCTGGGGAATTGGCCATCCGAACCTCCTCACTGCCTGGATCCGCGCCAGCAGCACTCGCAGTCGAAGCCGAGGCAGGCATCCAGTTCTCCGCAATCAGTGGTGTGGAGTCCGTGGCGATGACAGCCGAGGGCTTCACCATCGCTCTGGCGCCGAACGCGGTAGCAATGTCATCGAGAGGCAATGGCGGGCGCCGCACCGAGAAACATCACATGGCGACCCTCCGCAATGAGAAGTCCACATTGCGCGGTGGCCCCTGGACACCTCGTTTCAGGGACCTCTTCAAGAAGGCAGGGATGGAACTGAAGGATCCGGAGAATGTCGTTCCCGTGCCCGGGCACCGGGGTCCGCATCCCGAGCAGTACCACCGGATTGTCTTCCGCGAGTTGGAAGGCGCCATGCGTGGGTGTCGGTCCGTTTCACAGTGTCAGGCCCTCCTTCAAGCGGTGCTCCGGACACTGGCCCGTGAAATCAAGCAGCCTGGGACCGAACTCAACCTGCTCGTCACGCAAGGCACACCGAACTAG
- a CDS encoding imm11 family protein, with the protein MSRRFFELHDDVQWPGRWHLTHPTHPDGSELADPWQFTEGRTIVVPPRLRVPIDVPGHALDFSLAGLSVPVVHVRVADVFLERAPRDVQLLPVEVPGHPDQYCVLVVTRLLECIDEHASRVRFWSAEDGIPEKVGQYSSVRDLHVDPARIADARVFRARGWPGPLLISEEIKHGLEALKATGVLFTPV; encoded by the coding sequence ATGAGCCGCCGCTTCTTCGAACTCCATGACGACGTTCAGTGGCCTGGGCGTTGGCACCTCACCCATCCGACCCATCCGGACGGTTCGGAGTTGGCGGACCCCTGGCAGTTCACGGAGGGACGCACCATCGTCGTCCCTCCCAGGCTCCGGGTTCCCATCGACGTCCCAGGCCACGCACTTGATTTCTCCCTCGCGGGACTGAGCGTTCCCGTCGTCCACGTCCGGGTCGCCGACGTCTTCCTCGAAAGAGCCCCCCGGGACGTGCAGCTCCTACCCGTCGAGGTCCCCGGCCATCCCGACCAGTACTGCGTCCTCGTCGTGACCCGGCTCCTGGAGTGCATCGACGAGCACGCATCCCGAGTGCGGTTCTGGAGTGCGGAGGATGGCATCCCGGAGAAGGTGGGGCAGTACTCCTCCGTGCGGGATCTGCACGTCGATCCCGCTCGCATCGCGGATGCACGCGTCTTTCGAGCCAGGGGTTGGCCAGGTCCCCTCCTCATCTCCGAGGAGATCAAGCACGGCCTGGAGGCACTGAAGGCCACGGGCGTCCTGTTCACGCCGGTCTAG
- a CDS encoding oxidoreductase, which produces MSAQGKVWFVTGSSSGFGRSIVEEVIARGERVVATARDPRTLEDLVARAPDRVLAVRLDVTKAEQVQESIAAALKRFGAIDVLVNNAGYSTLGAVEETSDAELRAVFEPLFFGAVAMTRAVLPHMRERRTGTLVQVSSLAGLVTYPGVSAYSAAKHALEGMSESLAKEVASFGVKVLIVEPGMFRTKLLGPSYRPMPELAPYAETVGPMRAYVAQSAGTQPGDPVKAAKAIVDAVAAGVPTLRLFLGPDAPGAIREKLAQVAADVERTEQIALSTGF; this is translated from the coding sequence ATGAGCGCACAAGGCAAGGTCTGGTTCGTCACGGGGTCGTCGTCTGGGTTTGGCCGCAGCATCGTGGAGGAGGTCATCGCGAGAGGGGAGCGCGTGGTGGCGACGGCGAGGGATCCGCGCACGCTGGAGGACCTGGTGGCCCGGGCCCCGGACCGGGTGCTCGCGGTGCGGTTGGACGTGACGAAGGCGGAGCAGGTCCAGGAGTCCATCGCGGCGGCGCTGAAGCGCTTCGGCGCCATCGACGTGCTGGTGAACAACGCGGGGTACTCGACGCTGGGCGCGGTGGAGGAGACGAGCGACGCGGAGCTGCGAGCGGTGTTCGAGCCGCTGTTCTTCGGTGCGGTGGCGATGACGCGCGCGGTGCTGCCGCACATGCGGGAGCGCAGGACCGGCACCCTCGTGCAGGTGTCGAGCCTGGCCGGGCTGGTCACGTATCCCGGCGTGAGCGCCTACAGCGCGGCCAAGCACGCGCTGGAGGGGATGTCGGAGTCGCTCGCGAAGGAGGTCGCGTCATTCGGGGTGAAGGTGCTCATCGTGGAGCCGGGCATGTTCCGCACGAAGCTGCTGGGGCCGTCCTACCGGCCGATGCCGGAGCTGGCGCCCTACGCGGAGACGGTGGGCCCGATGCGCGCCTACGTGGCGCAGTCCGCCGGAACGCAGCCCGGCGACCCCGTGAAGGCCGCGAAGGCCATCGTGGACGCCGTGGCCGCGGGAGTCCCGACGCTGCGGCTCTTCCTGGGGCCGGACGCGCCCGGAGCCATCCGCGAGAAGCTGGCGCAGGTGGCCGCGGACGTGGAGCGCACGGAGCAGATCGCGCTATCGACGGGGTTCTAG
- the infC gene encoding translation initiation factor IF-3 → MIREQRNSSRGPNRDQRTNRRIRAREVRVVGSDGSQLGVMTIEAALEKARSESLDLVEVSPMAKPPVCKIMDYGKFKYEEKKKASDAKRTQVVIQLKEVKLRPKTEEHDYEFKVRNTRRFIEEGNKAKVVIQFRGREITHKELGSAILDDVIKDLKDVAVAEQLPRMEGRQMYMILAPTPKVAQKAREQARQAAAAARKSPPPGTGKKPQAAGAPGADAASTAPVDADGGGDSDAGDTDEAPDAAPATT, encoded by the coding sequence ATCATTCGCGAACAGAGAAACAGCAGCCGGGGTCCCAACAGGGACCAGAGAACCAACCGCCGCATCCGCGCGCGGGAAGTCCGTGTCGTGGGCTCCGATGGCTCGCAGCTCGGGGTCATGACCATCGAGGCGGCGCTGGAAAAGGCCCGCTCGGAGTCGCTCGACCTGGTCGAAGTCAGCCCGATGGCCAAGCCGCCGGTCTGCAAGATCATGGACTACGGCAAGTTCAAGTACGAGGAGAAGAAGAAGGCCTCGGACGCGAAGCGCACGCAGGTGGTCATCCAGCTCAAGGAAGTGAAGCTCCGTCCCAAGACGGAGGAGCACGACTACGAGTTCAAGGTGCGCAACACCCGCCGGTTCATCGAAGAGGGCAACAAGGCCAAGGTCGTCATCCAGTTCCGCGGGCGTGAAATCACGCACAAGGAGTTGGGCAGCGCCATCCTCGATGACGTCATCAAGGACCTGAAGGACGTGGCCGTGGCGGAGCAGCTGCCGCGCATGGAAGGCCGGCAGATGTACATGATCCTGGCCCCCACGCCCAAGGTCGCGCAGAAGGCGCGCGAGCAGGCGCGGCAGGCCGCCGCGGCCGCCCGCAAGTCCCCGCCTCCTGGCACGGGCAAGAAGCCCCAGGCGGCCGGTGCGCCGGGTGCGGACGCTGCCTCCACGGCGCCGGTCGACGCCGACGGCGGTGGCGACAGCGACGCTGGCGACACGGACGAAGCGCCGGACGCCGCGCCCGCGACGACGTAG
- a CDS encoding HAD-IG family 5'-nucleotidase, whose protein sequence is MRPHFSGPPPERGLFCNRTLNMRAIKAVGYDMDYTLIHYRVEAWERRAYEYIRDRLVEQGWPVADLTFDPMLAIRGLIIDTAKGNLLKANRFGFVKKALHGSRPMDFESQREAYNRTVIDLADRRWVFLNTLFSLSEACIYAQLVDRLDAGQLPGPMGYADLYEHVRKNLDATHMQGRLKAEIIADPERYVIDDPETPLALLDQKNAGKKLLLITNSEWAYTEPMMHFAFDRHLPEGMTWRQLFDVVIVSARKPEFFTTRSTLFEVVEANGEALLRPHSGPLDKSKPYFGGSALELERHLGLSGDEILYVGDHMFGDVHVTKNVLRWRTALILRELEDEVRAIAAFRATEVRIGERMLQKERLEAESCQVRLELQRRRHQYGPRTDAAEGDLVTRLAELRTELEALDAELGPMARAAGELSNPHWGLLTRAGNDKSHLARQVERYADIYTSRVSNFLFATPFVYLRSPRGSLPHDPSLPGGTPVFTTGDGAGSGPTE, encoded by the coding sequence ATGCGTCCTCACTTCTCCGGTCCCCCGCCCGAACGCGGCCTGTTCTGCAACCGCACGCTCAACATGCGTGCCATCAAGGCCGTGGGCTACGACATGGACTACACGCTCATCCACTACCGCGTGGAGGCGTGGGAACGCCGCGCGTACGAATACATTCGCGACCGGCTGGTGGAACAGGGCTGGCCCGTGGCCGACCTGACCTTCGACCCGATGCTCGCCATCCGCGGCCTCATCATCGACACCGCCAAGGGCAACCTGCTCAAGGCCAACCGCTTCGGCTTCGTGAAGAAGGCCCTCCACGGCAGCCGCCCCATGGACTTCGAGTCCCAGCGCGAGGCCTACAACCGCACCGTCATCGACCTGGCGGACCGGCGCTGGGTGTTCCTCAACACGCTGTTCTCCCTCTCCGAGGCCTGCATCTACGCGCAGCTCGTGGATCGCCTGGACGCCGGCCAGCTCCCCGGCCCCATGGGCTACGCGGACCTCTACGAGCACGTGCGCAAGAACCTGGACGCCACGCACATGCAGGGGCGCCTCAAGGCCGAAATCATCGCGGACCCCGAGCGCTACGTCATCGACGACCCGGAGACGCCGCTCGCGCTGCTGGACCAGAAGAACGCGGGCAAGAAGCTGCTGCTCATCACCAACAGCGAGTGGGCCTACACGGAGCCCATGATGCACTTCGCCTTCGACCGGCACCTGCCCGAGGGCATGACCTGGCGCCAGCTCTTCGACGTCGTCATCGTCAGCGCGCGCAAGCCCGAGTTCTTCACCACCCGCTCCACCCTCTTCGAGGTGGTGGAGGCCAACGGCGAGGCGCTCCTGCGTCCGCACTCCGGGCCGCTCGACAAGAGCAAGCCCTACTTCGGCGGCAGCGCGCTGGAGCTGGAGCGGCACCTGGGCCTGTCCGGCGACGAAATCCTCTACGTGGGCGACCACATGTTCGGCGACGTGCACGTCACCAAGAACGTGCTGCGCTGGCGCACCGCGCTCATCCTGCGCGAGCTGGAGGACGAGGTGCGCGCCATCGCCGCCTTCCGCGCCACCGAGGTGCGCATCGGCGAGCGCATGCTCCAGAAGGAGCGCCTGGAGGCGGAGAGCTGCCAGGTGCGCCTGGAGCTCCAGCGCCGCCGCCACCAGTACGGCCCGCGCACGGACGCCGCCGAGGGCGACCTGGTGACGCGCCTCGCGGAGCTGCGCACGGAGCTGGAGGCGCTGGACGCGGAGCTGGGGCCCATGGCCCGCGCGGCCGGCGAGCTGTCCAACCCGCACTGGGGCCTGCTCACCCGCGCCGGCAACGACAAGAGCCACCTGGCGCGGCAGGTGGAGCGCTACGCGGACATCTACACGTCGCGCGTGAGCAACTTCCTCTTCGCCACGCCGTTCGTCTACCTGCGCAGCCCGCGCGGCAGCCTCCCGCACGACCCCAGCCTCCCCGGCGGCACCCCGGTGTTCACCACCGGGGATGGCGCGGGCAGCGGCCCCACGGAGTAG
- a CDS encoding LysR family transcriptional regulator codes for MRDDLSGLMAFLAVARRRSFTAAAAELRVTPSAVSQSLRALEARVGVRLLQRTTRSVGLTEAGTRFLSQLEPAMHGVQEAFESLGELRDRPSGLLRLTLPRYGYQEVLGPRLAEFLTAHPDIRVDIQLDDALVNIVQQGFDAGFRFGELVEREMIAVPVSGDIPMFVVGAPSYFATRGKPKHPRDLRDHDCINYRSRTTGGILPWGLTDGGKRIDVAVAGRVVLNDAELVLEAAVAGLGLAYVPESRARRLLAEKRLVRVLDAYSPTLPGFFLYYPSRTHVPPKLKALIDFFKLKRRR; via the coding sequence ATGCGCGACGACCTCTCCGGCCTCATGGCGTTCCTCGCGGTGGCCCGCAGACGCAGCTTCACCGCCGCCGCGGCGGAGCTCCGGGTCACTCCCTCCGCAGTGAGCCAGAGCCTCCGGGCCCTCGAGGCACGCGTCGGGGTGCGGCTCCTCCAGCGCACCACCCGCAGCGTCGGGCTCACCGAAGCCGGCACGCGGTTCCTCTCCCAGCTCGAACCCGCGATGCACGGCGTGCAGGAGGCCTTCGAGTCCCTGGGCGAGCTGCGCGACCGGCCCTCCGGACTCCTGCGCCTGACCCTGCCTCGCTACGGCTACCAGGAGGTGCTCGGTCCGCGCCTCGCGGAGTTCCTCACCGCCCATCCCGACATCCGCGTGGACATCCAGCTGGACGACGCACTCGTCAACATCGTCCAGCAGGGCTTCGACGCGGGCTTCCGCTTCGGTGAGCTGGTGGAGCGCGAGATGATCGCCGTCCCCGTGAGCGGCGACATCCCCATGTTCGTGGTGGGCGCACCGTCGTACTTCGCGACGCGCGGCAAGCCGAAGCACCCTCGCGACCTGCGCGACCACGACTGCATCAACTACCGCAGCCGGACCACCGGCGGCATCCTCCCCTGGGGCCTCACCGACGGCGGCAAGCGCATTGACGTCGCCGTCGCGGGCCGCGTGGTGCTGAATGACGCGGAGCTGGTGTTGGAGGCCGCCGTCGCCGGGCTGGGGCTCGCCTATGTCCCGGAGAGCCGCGCCCGGAGGCTGCTCGCGGAGAAGCGCCTGGTGCGCGTGCTCGACGCGTACTCCCCCACCCTCCCCGGCTTCTTCCTCTACTACCCGAGCCGGACCCACGTGCCGCCCAAGCTCAAGGCGCTCATCGACTTCTTCAAGCTGAAGCGGCGGCGCTGA
- a CDS encoding transglycosylase SLT domain-containing protein — MDYKIKSGDTLSALAKRYNTDVDSLVKANPNITNKDLIYAGATLNIPGSKDEFQAQGASNGPNLTGGTQQTQGSQAVGDVPPGQVGDWIKQAMDILKANGVPTDKMNPQDIAKIIQHESSGNPNAINLWDSNAQKGTPSIGLMQTIQPTFDAYKLPGHDNIRNPVDNIIAGVRYSIERYGSVSNVPGIQGLNSGSGYVGY, encoded by the coding sequence ATGGACTACAAGATCAAGTCTGGTGACACGCTGAGCGCGCTGGCCAAGCGCTACAACACGGACGTGGATTCGCTGGTGAAGGCGAACCCGAACATCACCAACAAGGACCTCATCTACGCGGGGGCGACGCTCAACATCCCGGGCAGCAAGGATGAGTTCCAGGCGCAGGGCGCCTCCAACGGGCCGAACCTGACGGGCGGGACGCAGCAGACGCAGGGCTCGCAGGCCGTGGGTGACGTGCCCCCGGGCCAGGTTGGCGACTGGATCAAGCAGGCCATGGACATCCTCAAGGCCAACGGCGTCCCGACGGACAAGATGAACCCCCAGGACATCGCGAAGATCATCCAGCACGAGTCCAGCGGGAACCCGAACGCCATCAACCTCTGGGACTCCAACGCCCAGAAGGGCACCCCGTCCATCGGCCTGATGCAGACCATCCAGCCGACGTTCGACGCGTACAAGCTCCCCGGCCACGACAACATCCGCAACCCGGTGGACAACATCATCGCCGGCGTCCGCTACTCCATCGAGCGCTACGGCTCCGTGTCCAACGTCCCCGGCATCCAGGGCCTCAACAGCGGCAGCGGCTACGTCGGTTACTGA
- a CDS encoding DUF5131 family protein yields the protein MADNSKIEWTDATWNPVRGCVKLSPGCKHCYAETFAERFRGVPGHPYEQGFDLKLIPGKLAEPLRWKASKRVFVNSMSDLFLDDVPEAYIEAVARVMALADWHTFQVLTKRAERMQRLLSTRLAFAARLPNVWWGVSVEDRKYGLPRVKHLRAAPARVRFLSIEPLLEDLGTVDFTGVDGVIVGGESGAKARPLDPEWVRSVREQCAAAGVAFFFKQWGGKRKAAAGRVLDGRTYDALPGTSVAPFPDDARRLRLLEEAEALAAPWLAPPVSAGLSAAASA from the coding sequence ATGGCTGACAACTCCAAGATTGAATGGACGGACGCGACGTGGAACCCGGTGCGCGGCTGCGTGAAGCTGAGCCCCGGGTGCAAGCACTGCTACGCGGAGACATTCGCGGAGCGGTTCCGGGGCGTGCCCGGGCATCCCTATGAGCAGGGCTTCGACCTGAAGCTGATTCCGGGGAAGCTCGCCGAGCCGCTGCGCTGGAAGGCCTCCAAGCGCGTGTTCGTGAACTCGATGAGCGACCTGTTCCTGGACGACGTCCCGGAGGCGTACATCGAGGCGGTGGCGCGGGTGATGGCGCTGGCGGACTGGCACACGTTCCAGGTGCTGACGAAGCGCGCGGAGCGGATGCAGCGGCTGTTGTCCACGCGGCTGGCGTTCGCGGCGAGGCTGCCGAACGTGTGGTGGGGCGTGAGCGTGGAGGACCGGAAGTACGGCCTGCCGCGCGTGAAGCACCTGCGGGCGGCGCCCGCGCGGGTGCGGTTCCTGTCCATCGAACCGCTGCTGGAGGACCTGGGCACGGTGGACTTCACCGGCGTGGACGGCGTCATCGTCGGAGGCGAGAGCGGCGCGAAGGCCCGGCCGCTGGACCCGGAGTGGGTGCGCTCCGTGCGCGAGCAGTGCGCCGCGGCGGGCGTGGCCTTCTTCTTCAAGCAGTGGGGCGGCAAGCGCAAGGCGGCGGCGGGGCGGGTGCTGGATGGGCGCACGTACGACGCGCTGCCCGGGACGTCGGTGGCGCCGTTCCCCGACGATGCCCGGCGCCTGCGGTTGCTGGAGGAGGCCGAAGCGCTGGCGGCCCCGTGGCTGGCGCCGCCGGTGTCGGCCGGACTCAGCGCCGCCGCTTCAGCTTGA
- a CDS encoding S1 family peptidase: MVALGASLVLGCLPACGPAAPQPPGQALRTRSPGLVQGTDAPGDGAAVALVARRTRCGGEPPVLLCSGALIAPDVVLTAAHCLAVFGEAGPYEVFLGPTLLPEPGPGGRFVRVTRAVAHPDYVPATHAWDAALLRLAVPVTDVAPFRLPGGSDVPVAPGDPVRAVGYGDTKDAALPSGQRRQGLLQVTGVTASAFQAGPAPAMTCVGDSGGPVLGGPPGNEVLQGLTVSGDVACRTEAVQVRVDALGDFLRPFLEEAPPPAPASPRPLDALCQEACASDADCPAGLLCVSAGDAPARCLLPALQAGTYGAACTEDAACGAQGVCARLEVDGDDACRCFTPCEATADPRTPEDGEDSGCASGPGGLGATLAVLLGLFWRRSHRRRPGSRSRAGLRVKAPTKPQV; encoded by the coding sequence GTGGTTGCGCTCGGCGCCTCCCTGGTGCTCGGCTGCCTGCCCGCCTGTGGCCCGGCTGCCCCCCAGCCCCCCGGGCAAGCCCTCCGCACCCGGAGTCCGGGCCTCGTCCAGGGGACGGACGCACCCGGGGACGGGGCGGCGGTGGCGCTGGTGGCCCGGCGCACGCGCTGCGGAGGCGAGCCGCCGGTGCTCCTGTGCTCGGGCGCCCTCATCGCCCCGGACGTGGTGCTGACGGCGGCGCACTGCCTGGCCGTCTTCGGGGAGGCGGGCCCCTATGAGGTCTTCCTGGGCCCCACGCTGCTCCCGGAGCCGGGGCCCGGAGGGCGGTTCGTGCGGGTCACCCGGGCGGTGGCCCACCCGGACTACGTCCCCGCCACGCACGCCTGGGACGCCGCCCTCCTGCGGCTGGCGGTGCCGGTGACGGACGTCGCGCCCTTCCGGCTCCCCGGTGGGAGCGACGTCCCGGTGGCGCCGGGAGACCCGGTGCGGGCGGTGGGCTACGGGGACACGAAGGACGCGGCCCTGCCCTCGGGCCAGCGGCGCCAGGGGCTGCTCCAGGTGACCGGCGTCACCGCCAGTGCGTTCCAGGCCGGCCCCGCCCCGGCCATGACCTGCGTGGGGGACAGCGGGGGCCCGGTGCTGGGCGGCCCGCCCGGGAACGAGGTGCTCCAGGGCCTCACCGTCAGCGGCGACGTGGCCTGCCGGACGGAGGCCGTCCAGGTGCGGGTGGACGCCCTGGGGGACTTCCTCCGCCCCTTCCTGGAGGAGGCCCCGCCCCCGGCCCCGGCCTCTCCCCGTCCCCTGGATGCTCTCTGCCAGGAGGCCTGCGCCAGCGACGCGGACTGTCCCGCCGGGCTGCTGTGCGTCAGCGCCGGGGACGCCCCCGCCCGGTGCCTCCTGCCCGCGCTCCAGGCCGGGACCTATGGCGCGGCCTGCACGGAGGACGCGGCCTGCGGCGCCCAGGGGGTGTGCGCCCGCCTGGAGGTGGACGGCGACGACGCCTGCCGCTGCTTCACCCCCTGCGAGGCCACCGCCGACCCCCGGACACCGGAGGACGGAGAGGACAGCGGGTGCGCCAGCGGCCCCGGAGGCCTGGGCGCGACCCTCGCCGTCCTGCTGGGGCTGTTCTGGCGCCGGTCCCACCGGAGGCGTCCAGGAAGTCGGTCCCGGGCTGGACTCCGCGTGAAAGCACCTACAAAACCGCAAGTGTAG
- a CDS encoding DUF2267 domain-containing protein produces the protein MAQAHETDTEKQERHARRHEAHVRATYAAFLRHLCELSALPPALAESAAVSVLSALERRLMPNGARNLESQLPRMLVEFLPPPDERPPRPHRFGREEFVASVAEDLQLPMEQAELVVRAVLRAFQDQITEGEADKVASNLPADLQALWRLTQ, from the coding sequence ATGGCCCAGGCTCACGAAACCGACACCGAGAAGCAGGAGCGCCACGCACGGCGCCACGAAGCCCACGTCCGCGCCACCTACGCGGCGTTCCTCCGCCACCTGTGCGAGCTGAGCGCCCTGCCCCCCGCGCTCGCGGAGTCCGCCGCCGTGTCGGTGCTGAGCGCGCTGGAGCGCAGGCTCATGCCCAACGGGGCGCGCAACCTGGAGTCCCAGCTGCCGCGGATGCTGGTGGAATTCCTGCCGCCCCCGGACGAGCGCCCCCCGCGCCCCCACCGCTTCGGCCGCGAGGAGTTCGTCGCGTCCGTGGCGGAGGACCTCCAGCTGCCCATGGAACAGGCGGAGCTGGTGGTCCGCGCGGTGCTGCGCGCCTTCCAGGACCAGATCACCGAAGGCGAGGCGGACAAGGTCGCCAGCAACCTCCCCGCGGACCTGCAGGCCCTCTGGCGCCTCACGCAGTAG